A section of the Pedobacter sp. HDW13 genome encodes:
- a CDS encoding Rrf2 family transcriptional regulator yields the protein MLSKKTKYAIKALVALGKNLDKPPMQISKIAEEEHIPKKFLEQILLDLRNAGFLYSKKGAGGGYSLNKKPEEILLVHIMRVTDGPIAMVPCASLNFYHKCDECEDEKTCGIRSAFIDVRDATLKVLSETSIADVINREDTLKLAIEKL from the coding sequence ATGCTGTCGAAAAAAACAAAATACGCCATAAAGGCACTTGTTGCTCTTGGTAAAAATTTAGATAAACCACCAATGCAGATCTCAAAAATTGCAGAGGAAGAGCATATCCCAAAAAAATTCCTGGAGCAAATTTTACTTGATTTACGTAATGCAGGCTTTTTATACAGTAAAAAGGGAGCCGGAGGCGGTTACAGCCTGAATAAAAAGCCCGAAGAAATTCTTTTGGTGCATATTATGCGGGTTACTGATGGTCCCATTGCCATGGTACCTTGTGCCAGCTTAAACTTCTATCACAAATGCGATGAATGCGAGGATGAAAAGACTTGCGGAATCAGAAGTGCATTTATTGATGTGAGAGACGCCACATTGAAGGTTTTAAGTGAAACCAGTATCGCCGATGTAATTAATCGTGAGGACACGCTAAAGCTGGCTATCGAAAAATTGTAA